In Sphingomonas sp., a single window of DNA contains:
- a CDS encoding class I SAM-dependent methyltransferase — MAASFIIDADPVFAYTGWNLVHSILRHTELAASDIHVQCTPEVSNQVVERFQGLGCQTHQLSRFGDGRYCNKLAQWENLRDQGVDHVVFLDTDMICIGDFGAFLPKDAIGGKVVDLSNPQLALLDHLFERAGFADRPPIIQVEASAGTTYQGNCNGGFYSVPSQFADTLFASWRKWAEQLLGDIEPLRAAGKEMHVDQIAFCMALHETALPYVSLPSNVNYYVHFPGLHSHFDPRRPLALIHYHNSSLNVLGLLEPVGAAEPHEADGVGLANELIREHFDTQLFWDLRYNRFPERGSGVGSRGDNLAYKRGLLISEGVETADSVLDVGCGDLEVVGSLKLHNYLGLDRSQQSLDVARSKRPDWQFMLAPYDAPCADFVICLEVLIHQRSQSEYRQLIEYVAQRTLRRLIISGYDAQGDHVAANHMIFFHEPLSLSLKATGRFSSIQQIGSHSDVGIYRCDVR; from the coding sequence ATGGCGGCATCCTTCATCATCGATGCTGACCCGGTATTTGCATATACTGGTTGGAACCTTGTCCATTCGATCTTGCGGCATACTGAGCTCGCGGCTTCCGACATCCACGTCCAGTGCACGCCGGAGGTCTCAAATCAAGTTGTAGAACGGTTCCAAGGCTTGGGTTGCCAAACTCATCAGCTCTCTCGTTTCGGCGACGGTCGATACTGTAACAAGCTGGCACAGTGGGAGAATCTACGGGATCAGGGCGTAGACCATGTGGTATTTCTGGATACCGACATGATTTGCATCGGTGACTTCGGTGCGTTCCTCCCGAAAGACGCGATTGGCGGCAAGGTTGTGGACCTTTCCAACCCTCAGCTGGCGCTGCTTGATCATCTTTTTGAACGCGCGGGTTTTGCCGACCGGCCTCCCATAATCCAAGTTGAAGCGTCAGCAGGCACGACCTACCAGGGCAACTGCAATGGTGGCTTCTATTCCGTGCCATCACAATTTGCCGACACCCTGTTCGCTTCCTGGCGGAAATGGGCTGAACAATTGCTCGGAGACATCGAGCCACTACGCGCGGCCGGCAAAGAGATGCATGTAGACCAGATCGCATTCTGCATGGCCCTGCATGAGACCGCGCTGCCGTATGTGAGCCTGCCGTCCAACGTGAATTACTACGTGCATTTTCCTGGCCTTCATTCCCATTTCGACCCTCGCCGGCCCCTTGCACTCATTCATTATCACAATAGCTCATTAAACGTCCTTGGCTTGCTTGAGCCTGTGGGCGCGGCCGAACCACATGAAGCCGACGGGGTTGGGCTAGCAAACGAACTGATCAGAGAGCACTTCGATACCCAGCTGTTCTGGGACCTTAGATACAATCGATTCCCCGAACGGGGTTCCGGCGTAGGCTCTCGCGGCGACAATCTTGCTTACAAGCGGGGCCTCCTGATCTCAGAAGGCGTTGAGACCGCTGATTCAGTTTTAGACGTTGGATGTGGCGACCTCGAAGTCGTCGGTAGCTTAAAACTTCATAACTATCTGGGCCTTGACCGGTCCCAGCAGAGCCTTGACGTTGCTCGGTCAAAACGTCCCGACTGGCAATTTATGCTGGCCCCCTATGACGCGCCTTGTGCCGACTTCGTGATTTGTCTTGAGGTTCTGATACACCAGCGTTCACAAAGCGAGTACAGACAGCTGATTGAGTATGTGGCGCAAAGGACTCTGCGGCGCCTGATCATTTCTGGCTACGATGCCCAAGGTGACCATGTCGCAGCAAACCATATGATTTTTTTTCATGAACCATTGAGCCTGAGCCTTAAAGCTACTGGGCGCTTCTCCTCGATACAGCAGATCGGCAGCCATTCCGATGTAGGCATATATCGATGTGATGTACGTTGA
- a CDS encoding replication protein A, protein MARSIGDLAATILHSPGTQKSNRRTGQPVRRNSYAVGERERRLWRPIADGKCRNARRWIGAVMRAARRFERESMEAGKRNGALGHIGLEVLEELFRLVDYRTGRLDPAVATIAANIRRSYKAVHAALKRLAAAGFLEWIRRTEQTDNEGEFGPQVRQISNAYGFRLPKRVAKMVRQILGNAPPPQDALWRRDEHAAETNAMLLSVSAVEAFDASIDVDGELGTALRNLAQAVDNANFLEGENPGAKG, encoded by the coding sequence ATGGCGCGCTCGATCGGCGATCTGGCCGCAACTATCCTCCATTCCCCAGGCACCCAGAAATCGAATCGACGGACCGGCCAGCCGGTGCGCCGAAACAGCTATGCGGTGGGAGAGCGGGAACGCCGCCTCTGGCGTCCAATCGCCGATGGCAAATGTCGGAATGCGCGCCGATGGATCGGCGCCGTCATGCGCGCCGCGCGCCGATTTGAACGCGAAAGCATGGAAGCCGGGAAGCGGAATGGCGCCCTCGGCCACATTGGCTTAGAGGTCCTTGAGGAGCTTTTTCGCCTGGTCGACTACCGTACGGGACGCCTTGACCCCGCTGTTGCCACCATCGCTGCCAACATAAGGCGGTCGTACAAGGCTGTTCATGCGGCATTGAAGCGCCTCGCCGCCGCCGGCTTCCTCGAATGGATCCGTCGCACGGAACAGACCGACAATGAAGGCGAGTTCGGCCCCCAGGTTCGTCAGATCTCCAACGCATATGGCTTCCGGTTGCCGAAGCGCGTTGCGAAGATGGTACGCCAAATTCTAGGCAATGCCCCTCCCCCCCAAGACGCTCTTTGGCGACGAGATGAGCACGCGGCCGAGACCAACGCGATGCTTCTGTCCGTATCCGCGGTGGAGGCGTTCGACGCTTCGATCGACGTCGACGGCGAACTCGGCACCGCTTTGCGCAACCTCGCGCAAGCTGTCGACAACGCGAATTTCCTAGAGGGCGAGAATCCGGGAGCCAAAGGATAA
- a CDS encoding right-handed parallel beta-helix repeat-containing protein, which produces MALPPILFALASVAAGSNPQLTAALSAARGGEHIVLRPGNYGQVVVRNRTWQQPVTIESADPTKPATITRLVVTNTTGLTFRNIRFSRALGSEASWARIAEVSGGANISFIGGWFYSTLDNNPLNDMQGLMARGTTGLTVAGVKFQDLSVGITCDDCSKFTIENNVFSFIGVDAIDIPGARGGRIATNMFHSFRPVPKAHPDGIQCWTSGKRSGCKDVTIFSNTFIGDPGHEFQGVFLGDEDNVGGYERITIAYNTFRCTMWNAVYLGGASSSISILNNKIFAGPKYRPWFRTISPVNIMFNVAPDYMIQNRRGVPAHNSLGGEFVR; this is translated from the coding sequence ATGGCGCTACCACCAATCCTGTTCGCTCTTGCTTCGGTTGCGGCCGGCAGCAATCCTCAGCTGACGGCCGCGCTTTCGGCCGCTCGCGGAGGAGAACATATCGTTCTCCGGCCCGGCAATTATGGGCAGGTCGTCGTCCGCAACAGGACCTGGCAACAGCCCGTGACCATCGAGAGCGCCGATCCCACCAAACCGGCGACGATCACCCGGCTTGTCGTCACCAACACCACCGGGCTGACCTTTCGAAACATACGTTTCTCGCGCGCGCTTGGCAGCGAAGCATCCTGGGCGCGGATTGCCGAAGTCTCGGGCGGGGCGAACATATCGTTTATCGGTGGCTGGTTCTACAGCACGCTGGACAACAATCCGCTGAACGACATGCAGGGATTGATGGCGCGCGGCACGACGGGGCTGACGGTTGCCGGGGTCAAATTTCAGGATCTGAGTGTCGGCATAACCTGCGACGACTGTTCGAAATTCACGATCGAGAACAATGTATTCAGTTTCATCGGTGTCGACGCGATCGACATCCCCGGGGCGCGGGGCGGCAGGATCGCGACGAACATGTTTCACAGCTTCCGCCCGGTCCCCAAGGCCCATCCGGATGGGATCCAATGCTGGACCTCCGGCAAGCGCTCCGGCTGCAAGGACGTGACGATCTTCAGCAATACCTTCATCGGCGATCCCGGACACGAGTTTCAGGGCGTGTTCCTGGGGGATGAAGACAACGTTGGCGGATACGAGCGGATCACGATCGCGTACAACACGTTCAGATGCACGATGTGGAACGCAGTCTACCTCGGCGGCGCGTCGAGTAGCATCTCGATCCTTAACAACAAGATCTTTGCGGGACCCAAATACCGCCCCTGGTTCCGGACCATCTCACCCGTGAATATCATGTTCAACGTTGCGCCCGACTATATGATCCAGAACCGGCGCGGCGTGCCCGCGCACAACAGTCTCGGGGGCGAATTCGTACGGTAA
- a CDS encoding acyltransferase, with amino-acid sequence MSTLGERFASRATTGFDYARLLLALAVVLWHTFPVTMSTEALMPYVDQPIMVLVRVILPMFFALSGFLVSSSLERAPNLGVFLWHRVLRIFPALTVEVLLSALILGPLLTTVSLAAYFTHREFFQYMVNIIGWIHFRLPGVFIANPVSGIVNSSLWTVPSELECYITISILFLIGFTKRARLLAATYVVAAAVLTWHQVHSGAPLWFNVDKFNLTLSFVAGMVVYRFRNALPGGFAVAIAAFGLACCMLYFPNAQYLASFPAAYAIAAFGCNRMWRPKLVFGGDYSYGLYLYAYPIQQTVVHLIGPGRFFETLALSLLAMVCFAVFSWHVIEKRILVFKDAFPAIARWARRSVPIRRASPA; translated from the coding sequence ATGTCGACGTTGGGAGAGCGGTTCGCGTCGCGGGCCACGACGGGTTTTGACTATGCGCGGCTGTTGCTGGCGCTGGCGGTGGTGCTCTGGCACACTTTTCCGGTGACGATGTCGACCGAGGCGCTGATGCCGTATGTCGATCAACCCATCATGGTGCTGGTGCGGGTCATCCTCCCGATGTTCTTTGCGCTTAGCGGCTTCCTCGTCTCGTCCAGTCTGGAGCGTGCGCCCAATCTCGGCGTCTTTCTTTGGCACCGCGTTCTGCGCATCTTCCCGGCGCTGACGGTTGAGGTGCTGCTTTCTGCGCTCATTCTCGGGCCGCTCCTGACGACGGTGTCGCTTGCTGCCTATTTCACGCATCGCGAATTCTTCCAGTACATGGTGAACATCATCGGCTGGATTCATTTTCGGCTGCCGGGTGTCTTCATCGCGAACCCGGTCTCCGGCATCGTCAACAGCTCGCTCTGGACCGTGCCGTCGGAACTGGAATGCTACATAACGATCAGCATTCTGTTCCTCATCGGATTTACCAAGCGCGCCAGGCTGCTCGCTGCCACCTATGTCGTCGCTGCCGCTGTCCTGACCTGGCATCAGGTGCACAGCGGCGCGCCGCTGTGGTTCAATGTCGACAAGTTCAACCTGACCCTGAGCTTCGTCGCCGGCATGGTTGTGTATCGGTTCCGGAATGCATTGCCGGGTGGTTTTGCCGTGGCGATCGCCGCCTTCGGGCTGGCGTGCTGCATGCTGTACTTTCCGAATGCACAATATCTGGCCAGCTTCCCGGCGGCCTATGCGATCGCCGCCTTTGGCTGCAATCGGATGTGGCGCCCCAAGCTGGTGTTCGGGGGCGACTATTCCTACGGGCTGTATCTGTACGCCTATCCGATCCAGCAGACGGTCGTGCATCTCATCGGACCGGGCAGGTTCTTCGAGACGCTGGCCCTTTCGCTGCTCGCCATGGTGTGTTTCGCGGTCTTCTCCTGGCACGTCATCGAGAAGCGCATCCTGGTGTTCAAGGATGCGTTTCCCGCCATCGCACGCTGGGCACGCCGGTCGGTCCCGATTCGGCGGGCCAGTCCAGCCTGA
- a CDS encoding TonB-dependent receptor domain-containing protein gives MILINSVRFRKLRYGISTAALLTAIAAPAYAQTADPTQATDTASTVDATQDAAAPDVSSQPPADQAPIVVTGTLFRNSNASSISPVTVLSSETLQRANITTAQDAIRSVSADSAGSISTGFRNGFSAGGAAVSLRGLGVSSTVVLIDGLRSANFPLNDDGHNSYVDLNSIPFSIVDRIEVLKDGASSTYGADAIGGVVNLISKKNVQGIEGSVQGGTTGKGDGAHYRATLTAGYGDYQEKGFNFYVNGEYTYDGYITNNSRGYPFNTLDLTPSGLLDRNRNDDSLTTPNPQAVVTRVRQTDLNNPLAGQVGAPLTNQYQLLNPNACANGTFTVTSGAAQGTGCKHNIPDEYSIIQPKQQRYSTTARLTARLSDNLEAFASGSYSHSEVTITGTPSGIRQTQPFGGSASIASSSPGIVLPMYVCASGVNCATAADRRLNPNNPYAVAGADPTQNAARIYYLFGDIPAGSFRYVDVFRTTAGISGDLGSGFKFRLNGVYARDNFAVTQRGFINIQGLLNAINTGSYNFVNPEQNSAAVRNQISPERTTPSYSTVATIGGSLIKTVMALPGGDLNIGGGFQVRRETLMNRNQNADLSYYALNTSSAQGRQTVTAGFFEIDAPFLKTVDVNVSGRYDHYSQGYSHFSPKVGVKFNPTEQIAFRATYSQGFRAPTFAEYNALSSYSGFSSYTPIKSFVDAHPGNPAYSGTYNIGSGATGNPNILPENSQSVTVGTMLRPTRWFNVTVDYYNIKKSNLIVSGPLRADAIKAYYGQTTAAAGCAALAAVGPGYACNVVDAPDPVNPNALPRLLVFNVPYVNANYQVSSGIDMQATANVRFSDNVRLISRVDVTRVLRLDLVTPSGVVQKYAGTLGPYELSSGGGTPRIRGNWQNALEVGKFSLTATTYYVGRIKQVAADEISPDPVTNKIDLSCSHTLAPIARPEDASKFCFIRPFIYVDLNAGVEVNDKFRFFVNVQNLTNARAPLAAGAYTSNPNYLSSWHYAGLVGRNFSAGASFKF, from the coding sequence ATGATTTTGATCAATTCTGTGCGTTTTCGCAAATTGCGGTATGGAATTTCGACCGCAGCGTTGCTGACGGCGATCGCCGCCCCTGCGTACGCGCAGACGGCTGATCCCACCCAGGCGACCGACACCGCCAGCACGGTAGACGCGACGCAGGATGCGGCCGCGCCCGACGTGTCGTCGCAGCCCCCGGCCGATCAGGCCCCCATCGTCGTCACCGGCACGCTGTTCCGCAACTCGAACGCAAGCTCGATCTCGCCGGTGACCGTGCTGAGCTCGGAGACGCTGCAACGCGCGAACATCACCACCGCGCAGGATGCGATCCGTTCGGTCTCGGCGGACAGCGCCGGCTCGATTTCCACCGGCTTCCGCAACGGCTTCTCCGCCGGCGGCGCCGCCGTCTCGCTGCGGGGCCTCGGCGTCTCGTCGACGGTGGTGTTGATCGACGGCCTGCGTTCGGCGAACTTCCCGCTCAACGACGACGGCCACAATTCCTATGTCGATCTGAACTCGATCCCGTTCAGCATCGTCGACCGTATCGAAGTGCTGAAGGACGGCGCGTCCTCCACCTATGGTGCGGATGCGATCGGCGGCGTGGTCAACCTGATCAGCAAGAAGAACGTCCAGGGGATCGAGGGCTCGGTCCAGGGCGGCACGACCGGCAAGGGCGACGGCGCGCACTATCGCGCGACGCTGACCGCCGGCTATGGCGACTATCAGGAGAAGGGCTTCAACTTCTACGTGAACGGCGAGTATACCTATGACGGGTATATCACCAACAATTCGCGCGGCTACCCGTTCAACACGCTCGACCTGACGCCCAGCGGCCTGCTCGATCGCAACCGCAACGACGACAGCCTGACGACGCCGAACCCGCAGGCAGTCGTCACGCGCGTGCGCCAGACCGATCTCAACAATCCGCTCGCCGGCCAGGTCGGCGCGCCGCTCACCAACCAGTATCAGCTGCTCAACCCCAATGCGTGCGCCAACGGCACCTTCACGGTGACCTCGGGGGCGGCCCAGGGCACCGGCTGCAAGCACAATATCCCGGATGAATATTCGATCATCCAGCCGAAGCAGCAGCGCTATTCGACCACGGCCCGTCTCACCGCGCGCCTGAGCGACAATCTGGAAGCGTTCGCCAGCGGCAGCTACTCGCATTCCGAAGTCACCATCACCGGCACACCCTCGGGCATCCGTCAGACCCAGCCCTTCGGCGGCTCGGCGTCGATCGCATCCAGCAGCCCGGGCATCGTGCTGCCGATGTATGTCTGCGCCTCGGGCGTGAACTGCGCCACCGCGGCTGATCGTCGACTGAACCCGAACAACCCCTATGCCGTCGCCGGCGCCGATCCGACGCAGAACGCTGCGCGCATCTACTATCTGTTCGGCGACATCCCCGCCGGGAGCTTCCGCTATGTTGACGTGTTCCGCACCACCGCGGGCATCTCGGGCGATCTGGGCAGCGGCTTCAAATTCCGCCTCAACGGTGTCTATGCCCGCGACAATTTCGCCGTCACGCAGCGTGGCTTCATCAACATCCAGGGGCTGCTGAACGCGATCAACACCGGTTCCTACAACTTCGTCAATCCGGAGCAGAACAGCGCGGCGGTGCGCAACCAGATCTCGCCGGAGCGCACCACGCCGTCCTATTCGACGGTCGCGACGATCGGCGGCTCGCTGATCAAGACCGTGATGGCGCTCCCCGGCGGCGACCTGAACATCGGCGGCGGCTTCCAGGTCCGCCGCGAAACGCTGATGAACCGCAACCAGAATGCGGATCTCAGCTATTACGCGCTCAACACCTCGTCGGCACAGGGTCGCCAGACCGTGACCGCGGGCTTCTTTGAGATCGACGCGCCGTTCCTCAAGACGGTCGATGTCAATGTATCGGGCCGCTACGACCATTATTCGCAGGGCTATAGCCACTTCTCGCCCAAGGTCGGCGTGAAGTTCAACCCGACCGAACAGATCGCGTTCCGCGCGACCTATTCGCAGGGCTTCCGCGCACCGACCTTCGCGGAATACAACGCGCTCAGCAGCTATTCGGGCTTCTCGTCGTACACGCCGATCAAGAGCTTCGTCGATGCCCACCCGGGCAACCCGGCCTATTCGGGCACCTACAACATCGGCAGCGGCGCCACCGGCAACCCCAACATCCTGCCGGAAAATTCGCAGAGCGTGACCGTCGGCACGATGCTGCGGCCAACGCGCTGGTTCAACGTCACGGTCGACTATTACAACATCAAGAAGTCGAACCTGATCGTCAGCGGCCCGCTGCGCGCGGACGCGATCAAGGCCTATTATGGGCAGACCACCGCCGCCGCCGGCTGCGCGGCGCTCGCCGCGGTGGGTCCGGGCTATGCGTGCAACGTCGTCGACGCGCCCGATCCGGTCAATCCGAACGCGCTGCCCCGCCTGCTGGTGTTCAACGTGCCGTACGTCAACGCCAACTATCAGGTCAGCTCGGGCATCGACATGCAGGCGACCGCGAACGTCCGCTTCTCGGACAATGTGCGCCTGATCAGCCGCGTCGACGTCACCCGCGTCCTGCGTCTCGATCTGGTCACCCCGTCGGGCGTGGTGCAGAAATATGCCGGTACGCTGGGGCCGTACGAGCTGTCCTCGGGTGGCGGTACGCCGCGTATCCGCGGCAACTGGCAGAACGCGCTGGAAGTCGGCAAGTTCTCGCTCACCGCGACGACCTATTATGTCGGCCGCATCAAGCAGGTTGCCGCGGACGAGATCTCGCCGGATCCGGTCACCAACAAGATCGACCTGTCGTGCTCGCACACGCTGGCGCCGATCGCCCGGCCGGAAGACGCCTCGAAGTTCTGCTTCATCCGGCCGTTCATCTATGTCGATCTGAACGCCGGCGTCGAGGTGAACGACAAGTTCCGCTTCTTCGTCAACGTCCAGAACCTGACCAATGCCCGCGCGCCGCTGGCCGCGGGTGCCTATACCAGCAACCCGAACTATCTGAGCAGCTGGCACTATGCCGGTCTCGTTGGCCGCAACTTCAGCGCCGGCGCGAGCTTCAAGTTCTAA
- a CDS encoding phage portal protein codes for EPVLNRRELLDMAECWHNGRWYEPPVSLDGLARAFRVSPHHSSAIMLKRNLLVASFQASPLLSAAAFEAMAHDFLVFGNGYLEERRNVLGGVLRYEHAIAKYTQRGVDAGRFFYVPGDRDEVEFAPGSVQQVCQPDVNQEIYGVPEYLSALQSALLNEAATLFRRRYYLNGSHAGYILYATGEIDEKDTTALKTALKASRGPGNFRNLFVHAPNAKEGSLKILPIAEVGAKDEFLGIKNATRDDVLAAHRVPPQLLGIVPAQGSSGFGNPLQAVDMFFELEIAPLQVRLLQFNELLGREVIQFRDRKRMANTA; via the coding sequence CGGAGCCGGTGCTCAACCGGCGCGAGCTGCTCGACATGGCCGAGTGCTGGCACAACGGCCGATGGTACGAACCGCCGGTGTCGCTCGACGGCCTGGCCCGCGCGTTCCGCGTCTCGCCGCATCACAGCAGCGCCATCATGCTCAAGCGAAACCTGCTGGTCGCATCCTTCCAGGCATCGCCGCTGCTCAGCGCCGCCGCCTTCGAGGCGATGGCGCATGATTTTCTCGTCTTCGGCAACGGCTATCTGGAGGAGCGTCGCAATGTCCTAGGCGGCGTGCTGCGCTATGAGCACGCCATCGCCAAATACACCCAGCGCGGGGTGGATGCGGGGCGGTTCTTCTATGTCCCCGGCGACCGCGACGAGGTGGAGTTCGCCCCCGGCAGCGTGCAGCAGGTCTGCCAGCCCGACGTGAACCAGGAGATCTACGGCGTGCCCGAATATCTGAGCGCGCTGCAGTCGGCGCTGCTCAACGAGGCGGCGACGCTGTTCCGCCGCCGCTATTACCTGAACGGCAGCCACGCGGGCTATATCCTCTACGCCACCGGCGAGATCGACGAGAAGGACACCACCGCGCTCAAGACGGCGCTCAAGGCGTCGCGGGGGCCGGGCAACTTCCGCAACCTGTTCGTACACGCGCCCAACGCGAAGGAGGGAAGCCTCAAGATCCTGCCGATCGCCGAGGTGGGCGCGAAGGACGAGTTCCTCGGCATCAAGAACGCGACGCGTGACGACGTGCTCGCCGCGCACCGCGTGCCGCCCCAGCTGCTTGGCATCGTGCCGGCGCAAGGCTCCAGCGGGTTCGGCAACCCGCTCCAAGCGGTCGACATGTTCTTCGAGCTGGAGATCGCGCCGCTGCAAGTGCGCTTGCTGCAGTTCAACGAACTGCTCGGCCGTGAGGTAATCCAGTTCCGCGATCGAAAGCGGATGGCCAACACGGCCTGA
- a CDS encoding HD-GYP domain-containing protein — MALKTIASAQVRLGMFIHGFKGSWWEHPFWRTRFLLTDLEDLQKLRAFHGGVIIDVARSRELAPDVAVHPAIDARDGGEGETPDASPLPGTKRPFAESPAARFSADQAQAAALVAGALDTVRGTFEDVRLGRAVAHEKVAALVDDIAGQLDRNASALLRVLQLKSKHQYTYLHSVAVCTLMVNLARHLAMDDEAVRVLGLAGLLHDVGKVAIPDTVLDKPGRLSPDEFALVRTHPEEGAALLREDGAMPPLAMEVCLHHHERWDGNGYPHGLRAEDISLPARMGAICDVYDALTSHRAYKRAWPPMRALGAMWGWDGHFDRELLFQFMRSINLYPPGMLVRLASDRLALVLDNGGRATRTRLLIFHCCKEGIALTPQTLVLNGGEEDDRVVGFMAAENAPSAIPSLDLYPPVAVTN, encoded by the coding sequence ATGGCGCTGAAGACCATCGCCTCGGCACAGGTTCGGCTGGGGATGTTCATCCATGGCTTCAAGGGTTCATGGTGGGAGCACCCCTTCTGGCGGACGCGCTTTCTGCTCACCGATCTGGAGGACTTGCAGAAGCTGCGCGCCTTTCACGGCGGCGTCATCATCGACGTCGCGCGATCGCGGGAACTGGCGCCGGACGTCGCGGTGCATCCCGCCATCGACGCGCGCGACGGTGGGGAGGGGGAAACGCCTGATGCTTCCCCGCTACCCGGCACCAAGCGACCGTTTGCCGAATCCCCGGCAGCCCGATTCTCCGCCGACCAAGCCCAGGCCGCGGCGCTGGTTGCAGGTGCGCTTGATACGGTACGCGGCACATTCGAAGATGTCCGGCTGGGGCGGGCCGTCGCGCACGAAAAGGTGGCCGCGCTGGTCGACGACATCGCCGGGCAGCTGGATCGCAACGCCTCGGCGCTGCTGCGGGTGCTGCAGCTCAAGAGCAAGCACCAATATACCTATCTGCATTCGGTTGCGGTCTGTACGCTGATGGTCAATCTGGCGCGCCATCTCGCGATGGACGACGAGGCCGTGCGCGTGCTGGGGCTTGCCGGGTTGCTTCACGACGTCGGCAAGGTCGCGATCCCCGATACGGTGCTCGACAAGCCCGGTCGCCTGTCACCCGACGAATTCGCGCTGGTACGCACGCATCCGGAGGAGGGCGCCGCACTGCTGCGGGAGGATGGGGCGATGCCGCCACTGGCGATGGAGGTTTGCCTCCACCATCACGAACGCTGGGACGGCAATGGCTACCCGCATGGGCTGAGGGCGGAGGATATCAGCCTGCCCGCCAGGATGGGGGCGATCTGCGACGTCTATGATGCGCTTACCTCCCACCGGGCCTACAAGCGCGCCTGGCCCCCGATGCGGGCGCTCGGCGCGATGTGGGGCTGGGACGGGCATTTCGATCGCGAGCTGCTGTTCCAGTTCATGCGCAGCATCAATCTCTATCCGCCCGGGATGCTGGTGCGCCTTGCTTCCGACCGGCTTGCGCTGGTGCTGGACAATGGCGGGCGCGCTACACGAACCCGGCTCCTGATCTTCCACTGCTGCAAGGAGGGTATTGCCCTAACCCCGCAAACCCTGGTGCTGAACGGCGGAGAGGAGGACGATCGCGTGGTCGGCTTCATGGCCGCGGAGAATGCGCCGAGCGCGATTCCTTCGCTGGACTTGTACCCGCCAGTCGCTGTAACAAATTAG